The genomic window CCACCCTGTGGGACCTTCCCAGGTACAAAAACCCTTCCATGTTGCTTGTTTCTCGTTTGTAGAAAAAGGCTTTAGTCCTGTATGccaaagagcagactcaagcAGTTATCAGTTAGGAaagtgagggaatgcagaaacagaGGGAAAGCAGGCAAAAAGCAATAGTGCAACACTACAGCATGCAACAATAAAACAAAGTcccagttcctcctcaagggatacaAAGAACCATCTGATACATATCTTTGAGTTGTCGTCAAGAACCTCTaagacccccacccacccaggatGCTGTCTACAAGCTGACCAGAAACAGTAGACCCCAGACTAGTGGGAACCAGAATGTTGATGATAAAGATTCTGGAAACAGCACCACTGACCAGTCAGAAAAAAGTCCATGAGCTGCAACCCTCACCCAAAATGGTTTCTTTAAAAGCCCCGCCCTGAAGGCTGTCAGGGAGTCTGAGAGTTTTGATCATGGGCTGCCAGTTTTCCTTGCTTGGCACCCTGAGAATAAATGCTGTGCATTCCTTCACCAAAACTGGTGTCAGTAAATTGATTTTGCTGCAAAATAGGTGAGTAGActcaagtttggttcagtaacactAGCAACAAATTGTATTCACTCTTCTGCTCTTttaattcaaaatgtttaaatacttttataaacaatatatccaaaatactgtcatttcaacctataattaatattttttaatacatttaaatgagatactaaattttttttttcatattaagacTTCAAAATTGGCTGTGTATCTTACACTTTACTGGGAAAGGCCTGGTAAAATTGAGTAATTTTCCCAAATGGTTTAAgccctcaccttaaataccatcttcagctaaagatgAAAGAAGATGTGGGCGGGGTAGGGCATAGTCACTTTAGatagtcatcaaaaaaaaaaaagcacagtgaACAAAAGGAGTGTTGTGATGCTTTGATAAGAATTTTTAGAGGTTTGTCATTCTCTCTCTTCCtagtagggcttccttggtggctcagagggtaaagaatcctcctgcaacacgggaaacctgggttcggtccctgggttgggaagttctcctggagacgggaatggcaatccactccagtattctggcctggagaagcccattgacagaggaacctgcggggctacagtccatggggttgcaaagagttgggcacgactgagcgactaacacttccacactACCTCTTCCTAGTACAGGGAGAGAGACACCTTTACAAAGGTGTCACATATGATTtctcttatatataaaaatatcttcacaCAAGAGTAACTTTAACTTGGTTTTAGAGCTTTTCTTGTGTttgaagtttcttaaaaataaccagTTTAAAATGACTCTTATGACAAAGGGACGTGTTTTGGGATGGCATATTCTGCTCCCTAAATAGGAATACTAAgtattgataattaaaaaaaaacccaaaaaactgaaaatagtctTGCTGAAAGCACAGTAAGAAAAAAACTGGTCAAGTGAGGGTGGAGGAAACATGTTTAATCTAGTGGAAGTGACAGGCTTAGTTTCAAACactgaattaataaaatttatgaatttaattTCATAATGCAGTATTAGAGTTTTAGTATAATTGCTTTCACAATGGCTTGACTTAAGGAATTTTAAAACACCACTTTGTCTTTTAGTGAAAAACGTCATCTGGATTGGCAATAGATTGAAAAAAAGTTGCAATTACTTTTTCTCTAACTCTGACCAATATGTACATGCTGTGTATATCTGCAGAAGATATTTTGGGTTCTGATTTTTGTTtccatgataaaaatataaaccatGGCTTAGAGGTTCATGAACAAGGAGCTCCCTTTCCTTGTTCTAGGTCTTGCACATAATGCATTTTAAGAAGattcctaaataaaattaaagcaagaTGTTCCAAGATTATTGGAGGAGGAGGAATATCCTCAGGCAAGATCTATATCCCCCCAGGAATATCTCACTAGTGACTCCCCCATTGTCAGGATGGCTGGCCTGCTTGTTGCTGCTTCGCCTAGCAATGCTCTGgcacaggggtggggaggaggagagtcCATAGCAGTCCTCTCAGAATGTTCCATTGTCTAGAAGAGAAAAGGTCAGGTCTCCATAAAAGAGACAGGTGAGTTGGCTTGAAACCTGTGTGCGCTGCCGAGTGGCTAATATATGTTCCACTTACCTGGAACTGTCACCTTCTGCTCTGTGTGGATATATCTATACAAACACCCCTGTCCCGAGGGCATCTAACCCCATCAAGTCCAAAGCCCAGGAAGGTGAGCCTCAGAGAGTCAGTGGGTACCAGCCCTTCTCTTTGTGTTCATGCGTCTCCCCTGAGCAGTGACCCCCTTTGATTAGAATGATGAACACTAGGCAAACTTCCTGTTACAGGGAAACCCACCCACTCACAGCACCTCAGCTTTACCCCACAGCCCCAACAGGAACCGGTGGGTAGGGAAATGACTGTATTCAGTTAGttccttcatttatttcaatGCATATGTGTTGGGTGAATTAGTGATAGGAAGATAAATAACCTGCACTCCAGGAGTTaaaatcccaaagagtcagacatgacttggcacgcgtgcacacacactcacacacgaatgtaatgagtttttaaaatactaaatttgTTAGTAAGTAAACCTCATGATGCCAAAAGTTCAGCTTCTCTGTACACTGTTGCCTAAttgaatcttggagacagagttttgggtgaagtagaaaaggatcGCTTTATTACTTTTCCAGGCAAAAAGGGACACAGTGTATTAACTGCCCTCAAAACTGTATGTCCCAACTTGGGGAGGATAGTGAGAAGTTTTGCATTAACTATTCAAAGATGGTGTGATTAGCTCGCAAGCATTtttctgatgggttggtggtgagataagtcagcatcatcaaccttcaggtCTAACGGCACTGGGGTCTAAATGCTCCTGGGCAACATACTGTGTTTCAGTATTTGTGGAACAGTTCAAAGATATCGTGTGTGTATTTGTTGATGAGGAAAAGGGACCTTGCCCCAGGGCTGCTCTTGATTGTTTATCCTTGGTCTTAATAACTGCTTGAATCTGCTCagtggaactcagggaaggtcatggaagcTGAATGGAGGCtgtttcctataatcaaagaactgggggacacagaaaggccttGTGTTCAGGAGACCCACAGAACCCTGTAGACGTCTCTCATCacggaaaacaaacaaacccaatgGTCACACCTAATTTTAACACAATATAAAGACCTccggaattttttttttcctttggttgtaaactctatttttaaaatcagaaaagacaGCGCTTCCCGCGGTTCCTGCCTCCCAGGAAGGGGGTATAAAATTCTGAAGACCCCACTCAAGTGCTCAGTCCTTAAGCGGTTCTCCCATCTAAGAACCCAAGTCAAcctaaggaaggagaaaaaggaagcacGCAGAGTCAAGCACTTCCACCAGACAACGAAATGCCCAGAGGGCGCGCTGTCTTGGGCCAGAAGGCCCACGGCAGCAGAGGTCTGCGAAGCAGGGATGCGCTGGGCGGGGCCTAGCGGGGCGGGCCCAGGGGCGTGGCGCACGGGCGCGAGGGTGGGCGGCCCGAGGCCCGGCTGCGCGGTCCTCCGGCGCCAAGAGCTCAGTCAGCCTAGCGCGGAGCAGCGCCGGGCGAGAGCGTCCCCGTGCTGCCCAGCACCCTCCAGCGTCTTCCGGGCCAGGCGCTCGCTGCAGGTAACCAACGCCccaccaggtctcctgcttggctgcCTGGCTGGAGGGGAGGAAATGGGAAGGATAGGCGGGAAAGAGGAAGCCGCCACTTAACCAGGGCCCGGCTGCAGCGAGTGGGTTCAGCTCCTCCGGGAAAGAGGACGCGGAGCCGGGGCAGGAGAAAGAGGATGCGCGGTGGGAATCcgcttccagcttgtgcgtccGGGACCGGGGGTGGTGCAGAGCGCCCTGCCTCGACCCAACTCTTCCGTCCGGTTCGGGGAGCCTGGGGCTAGGACTTTGGTGCCCAGTATCACCTGGAAGCCACTTGTTTCTGCTGTCTTTCCCCCTGGTTCACGTAGCGAGTAGTAGTTCAGGAATCGGGAGTTGGCGGCTGCGGGCGTGGAGAGGCCGGGCGCGAACAGTTACTCACTGTTGTGCTTTGGGGTCCAGAGGCTTTAACTTCGAATAAGCCTAATCGTGGCCCTGCGGAGAGGTatttattacccccattttactgATAAAGATAGAAGGCTGCGCCGGGATGTTAAATGACTCATCCTAGGGGCTAACCACTGGAAAAGAGACGCTACTCTAGGGGCTCCAAAGCCCTCACGCGTTTCCTCACCTTCCTGTTTGCTCTGCATGCTTCACGCCACGTCTAGAAAacgcgtgctgctgctgctggctctgTGGTGAAACAGGTGATTGTTCTTGAACGCATTATATTCCCTTCCTAggtttctttttggttttgtgttGCTAGCGCCCAATTTCTGATTcaaatgtttccaatttttgtTGATTAGCTTTTTGAGGTGGAAGAAGCTCTCCCTCACAGCTCTTTCCCTCCCTGCCTTGCAGCTCTGTTTCTGGATACCGAGCAAAACACAGGCACCCCAGCCTGCTACCCACTTCTCATCTTTCTCGGTGGATGATAGGTCGCCCGTGCATCGAGGCTGGGCCTTGCGGGCTGCCCGGTTGGAGGTGAGTCTTATAGTCACCTGGCATCCTGCACACTCGTTGGCTTTGTTATTTCGTTCTAGGGGGAAGAGAGTCTTCATTTTACAAGTAGTAGGACAGGAGGCAAATTGAGGGGATATACAGTGTTCAGAGAAAGCTTGGTGCCTGGAGATGAGAACAAGGCCACAGGTTTTTGTGGTCTGCATTTGGTGAGGTCTAGGTGAGCATCTGGCCGGACACTTACTTGTAAGCTTCTCTGGGCATCCTGCCCCCCTTTTAGAGCTGTTCTGAAGGGCGGATTTGTTTTacagaagggaggaagagggctGAATGGTTTTTAAAGATCAGCGTAAATTACCTGCTAGGAACCCAGGCAGTTCCAACCCCACTGCCCCGGATTAAGGAAAATGGCTTTCTGCTGTGGCTTAATCATTAAGCCTTCACGGATTTTTAGCAGACCTTCAAGATGGTCCTTCAGGGAAACTTGGGAGTTCTCAAACACCGTTCCATgtttagaaagaaggaaatggcaacccactccagtgttcttgcctggagaatcccagggacaggggagcctggtgggctgccatctatgggatcacacagagttggacacgactgaagcaacttagcagcagcagcaacacacagTGAATTTACTTTTACAGAGTTTTATTGGTAGATAAAAGaagttgattttttcccccttctatctCATGGTGAGGGTTGGAAGGTTCCAGTCAGCGCCTCTGCCTTTCCTTCAGCCTGATGTTGGAAAGGAACTTCTCAGCCTTGACCCTAAACATGTACTGGATTTCAATTATAGGACAGCTTCCAGTCACTAGTTACTTCTTCTTTATTACTGTTTGGTCatgtggatctttgttgctgcagggaCTTCCTCTAGTTGGCACCAgcaggggcttctcattttggtggcttctcttgctgagagcgtggcttcagtggttgcggcacgtgggctcagtagttgtggcgcacaggctcagttgctctgaggcatgtgggatcttcctggaccaggaggccgacccgtgtcccctgcgttggcaggtggattcctaaccactggaccaccagaaaagttctCTAGCTCTTTTCCATTTGCAATTTTGTTGCTTAACACTAAAGAACTGTTTCTCTTGAGAATTATGAACTAtctcctggtgggctactgtccaaatTGTCGAATCAGAGGTgagttagtgactgagcacaagcaggATCAACTATGTACAAAATgaaatttagggacttccctggtggcccagtggttaggactctgtgagcttccattgcaggggccactggttcaatccctgatatgGAAACAAAGATCTCCACATGTTGTTTGgtttggccagaaaaaaaaaaacaaaaaaacacactaCAGATCTACAGGAACTAAATAGGTAATTCATGGGGAGAACTAAATGGACTGAAATTGGTTCCACGTGACCTGCCAACACCTGGGCAGGTATCGGCCATTCTCTCCCTCTAATCGTACAGGAATTCTAGCCCAGTGTGACCAGAGCTTCCCTACCCAATAATTgaacaaactttattttaaaaaaaaaatgtaaaaagtgattttaaatgttggcttttttcctttcttaaaacaCAAGAAATCAAATCAAATTTGGTTTATTCATCGTGTTTTCAAATCTCTTATAAACTGCTACACCTGGTGATCACATTCTCAAGTGAATGAAAAATTCTGACCTATAATATATATGTTGTACATTTTTCTGAAATGAGGT from Bos indicus x Bos taurus breed Angus x Brahman F1 hybrid chromosome 8, Bos_hybrid_MaternalHap_v2.0, whole genome shotgun sequence includes these protein-coding regions:
- the GCNT1 gene encoding beta-1,3-galactosyl-O-glycosyl-glycoprotein beta-1,6-N-acetylglucosaminyltransferase isoform X3, whose product is MRWAGPSGAGPGAWRTGARVGGPRPGCAVLRRQELSQPSAEQRRARASPCCPAPSSVFRARRSLQLCFWIPSKTQAPQPATHFSSFSVDDRSPVHRGWALRAARLEMLRLRLREF